In Nyctibius grandis isolate bNycGra1 chromosome 6, bNycGra1.pri, whole genome shotgun sequence, a single genomic region encodes these proteins:
- the RCHY1 gene encoding RING finger and CHY zinc finger domain-containing protein 1, which translates to MAAGKEEAAEGCEHYRRGCLLRAPCCGKLYACRLCHDGAEGHRLDRFRVAEVQCSRCRLLQKAQQRCEGCDSLFGEYYCGICHLFDRDKKQYHCAECGICRIGPKEDFFHCSKCNLCLSLSLQGKHKCIENVSRQDCPICLEDIHTSRVGAHVLPCGHLLHRTCYEDMLKEGYRCPLCMHSALDMSRYWRQLDDEVAQTPMPTEYQNMMVEILCNDCNARSTVQFHLLGMKCKNCDSYNTAQDGKCRLPLGEQ; encoded by the exons ATGGCGGCGGGCAaggaggaggcggcggaggGCTGCGAGCACTACCGGCGCGGCTGTCTGCTGCGg GCGCCGTGCTGCGGGAAGCTGTACGCCTGCCGCCTGTGCCACGACGGCGCCGAGGGGCACCGGCTGGACCGCTTCCGTGTGGCCGAGGTGCAGTGCAGCCGCTGCCGCCTGCTCCAGAAG GCCCAGCAGCGCTGCGAGGGCTGCGACAGCCTCTTCGGCGAGTATTACTGCGGCATCTGCCACCTCTTCGACCGCGACAAGAAGCAGTACCACTGCGCCGAGTGCGGGATCTGCAG GATTGGTCCCAAGGAGGACTTTTTCCACTGTTCCAAATGCAATTTGTGCCTAAGCTTGAGCCTTCAAGGGAAGCACAAG TGTATTGAAAATGTCTCCAGGCAGGACTGCCCGATATGTTTGGAG GATATTCACACATCTCGTGTTGGAGCTCACGTTCTGCCCTGTGGTCACCTTCTTCACAG GACGTGTTACGAGGACATGCTAAAGGA AGGTTACAGGTGCCCTTTGTGCATGCACTCAGCTTTGGATATGTCAAGGTACTGGCGTCAGCTGGATGACGAAGTGGCGCAGACTCCCATGCCCACAGAGTACCAGAACATGATGGTGGAG ATCCTTTGCAACGACTGCAATGCCCGCTCTACAGTGCAGTTCCATCTCCTGGGCATGAAGTGCAAAAACTGTGACTCGTACAACACTGCCCAGGATGGAAAATGCCGGCTGCCTTTGGGGGAGCAGTGA